A section of the Candidatus Saganbacteria bacterium genome encodes:
- a CDS encoding zinc ribbon domain-containing protein, whose amino-acid sequence MQCPKCKYENRKGRKFCSECGTELGWVCQHCGFENEPNEKFCGGCGKPSDTKPSTETVETNIPTLEKIHSESKNWIPDALAQKYLSAEQQYTGENRPITALFADISGFTPLSATKSSETIFQMVQDCFKQLVSIVAKYEGSISGFRGDGLLALFGAPILHENDAERAILSAIDMRNVMQDYQLQVSIGINTAMMTVGEIQTQLHNEYTAYGTDINLAKRLQESAGAGQILVGSGTHRLTRRAFDFDIIQNLTVKGFAQSVTAYSVKQVKAHPEK is encoded by the coding sequence ATGCAATGTCCCAAATGCAAATATGAGAATAGAAAAGGTAGAAAATTCTGCTCTGAATGTGGAACTGAACTTGGTTGGGTATGTCAGCACTGTGGTTTTGAAAACGAACCGAACGAAAAATTCTGCGGCGGATGTGGTAAACCTTCTGATACAAAACCCTCTACGGAAACTGTAGAAACGAACATCCCGACGTTAGAGAAAATTCATTCAGAATCTAAGAACTGGATACCCGACGCCCTTGCACAGAAATATCTGTCAGCAGAACAACAATATACTGGAGAGAATAGACCTATCACAGCATTGTTTGCTGATATATCAGGATTCACTCCGCTATCCGCTACCAAGTCGTCTGAGACGATATTCCAAATGGTGCAGGATTGCTTTAAGCAATTGGTCAGTATCGTTGCTAAATATGAAGGTAGCATAAGCGGATTTAGAGGCGATGGACTGTTAGCACTATTTGGTGCCCCAATACTCCACGAGAACGATGCTGAACGTGCTATCCTGTCAGCAATTGATATGCGTAATGTCATGCAGGATTATCAATTGCAGGTATCTATAGGTATCAATACAGCAATGATGACCGTTGGAGAGATACAGACACAATTGCATAATGAATACACAGCCTATGGAACAGATATTAACCTAGCAAAGAGATTACAGGAATCAGCGGGAGCTGGACAGATACTCGTAGGTAGTGGAACACACCGTCTTACACGCCGGGCATTTGATTTTGATATAATTCAAAACCTTACAGTGAAGGGATTTGCTCAATCTGTCACAGCCTATTCCGTTAAGCAAGTGAAGGCGCATCCTGAGAAGC